The DNA sequence AGATTGGGATTGTACATTATGGGAGCGCCATGAATTTCGCCTTTGGGATTATCAGGCCCGAAATAGATACTTTCAAAATCTGCAAACATATATGCTGCCCTGCCGGGTTTGTTGATAAAACCGGCCGAAGCTTTTAAAAACGATTCAAGCTGAAACATGGGACATGCCATTGCAGTTATATTGATCGCCGTTGTACCGTCATTAAGATGAGCGAGGAGCATTTCTCCAATATTTGCAGCAATTTCCGCTTCATCAAAAAGAAACCTGCCCAGGGCCGCATCATATTTCCCAAGTGCAGGAGCAGTCAGGTTCCCGCCGCCGTGTGAATGTGTCCCATAGAAGGCTGGCATTAAGAGCTCGTTATCGGCAATATGAATTATTTTTTTCCCTTCTAATTCGTCAGTTGATATTTTCTCGATTACTCCTTGAGAAATACCTATACTGACATCTTCGGCAACGAGTTTGTCTTTTTTTTCATAAATTGCAGTTCCGTTAATCACCAAATCATACATCTTAAACTCTCGCATAAAGGGTTACATGAAAAAAGTATCGCTTTCGCAGACTGCTGCGGGGAAAAGAACCAACGCTGCGGGTATAATATACTAGAAAAAATTGATTTCCGGACGGGAAAATATTTCTTGACTCTCGTTCAAAATTTTTAATATATTCCCTTGAGAAAATATTATTGCTCCGGCGAATAAATATTGATATCAATATTTGGAATAGATGCCGAAACAAGTTCGGCATGACGTCATCAGATGTCACTCTTTGATCACCGGAGCAATACCGTCAGAAAAACATCAGGTAATAGTCAGAAACTCAATAACTCCAATAACTAGGGTATGTATACCCGACAGTTATTATTTTTATATCACCTTGCAAATTAGGATAAATAATAGCACTGATACACACAAAATAACCATGTTTTGGCGTTACGTTTTTATCTAATTTATAGAATAAGTTCAAATGCCATCCTGTTTGAATAAAACCAAAACAACGATGTGGAGAATGAAACATGAGCAACGACACGTTATTCGAGAAAAGGAAAGAAAACTTTGCCAAAACCGAGGGCGTCGATGATTTAACCGCTCTGAATCTGGCAATTGTGGCGGAAGTTTTGGATATTCTCCAGGATCTGCAGGGCAAGGAAAGCGGCAGTATCGTTATTCAAACCAGGCAGGGAGAATGGAAAAGCTGGGACGCCGAGGTATACGGGGTAGATGAAGCTGCGGAGGGAGCATATATCAGAAGATTAAAGGAATGCTCTCATCCGGTGGTATTACTTTCTGAAGAAGCGGGAAAAGTCGATCTTACTGAAGGCAAAAAGGGCAAGAAATTCTTTGGAATTTCCGATCCTTTCGATGGAAGCTGGCTGTATAAGAGAGGGCTGCCGTTTATGCAGTACAGCTCCCTGGCGCTCTATGATGCCGATTTTAATCCTGTATCGACGGTAACAGGGGATGTTTTTAACAAAGATCTGGCATTTGCCAACGGCAAAGGAGCTTTTATAGCTCACTTGGAGAACGATAAAATTAATAATGTCCAGCGTTTGAACGAGGACTACAGAACGAAGAGAAATGGCAAACCTGCATCCGCCATAGGGAAATGCTGTGTTGAATCGTATGTATTGAAACCGCACAAATTCCTGCTGCCGTTAGTCGATGAATACCGCGTGGTGCTCAATGCATTCAAGATGCTGCATCCGAACGGCGGTCCTTATGCCTTTGCAGAAGCGGCGGCCGGACAGATCGATGTATATTTTGCTCGGAAACAACCATATGTGGATATCTTCTCCGGAATTCAGATCGCCCAGGAGGCCGGTCTGATAGTCTCCGATTTCGATGGGAACAAGGTACAAAAACCGTCTGAAGAATATGAGAAAGTTTTTGATGTTTTGGTAAGCAGAACCCAGGTTTTACACGATCAAACACTCGAAAAAATCAAAGAAAGCAAAAGGGGGTAGCAATGGC is a window from the Candidatus Latescibacter sp. genome containing:
- a CDS encoding inositol monophosphatase family protein: MSNDTLFEKRKENFAKTEGVDDLTALNLAIVAEVLDILQDLQGKESGSIVIQTRQGEWKSWDAEVYGVDEAAEGAYIRRLKECSHPVVLLSEEAGKVDLTEGKKGKKFFGISDPFDGSWLYKRGLPFMQYSSLALYDADFNPVSTVTGDVFNKDLAFANGKGAFIAHLENDKINNVQRLNEDYRTKRNGKPASAIGKCCVESYVLKPHKFLLPLVDEYRVVLNAFKMLHPNGGPYAFAEAAAGQIDVYFARKQPYVDIFSGIQIAQEAGLIVSDFDGNKVQKPSEEYEKVFDVLVSRTQVLHDQTLEKIKESKRG